A genome region from Nocardioides cynanchi includes the following:
- a CDS encoding aminopeptidase P family protein, translating to MSEQTPDAVATTTTGPEQSPETALKTESHDPAVPPAYSQFMRQGWGDRELDLPAHPIASYAEARRRKLAEAFPGERLVLPAGGFKVRSYDTDYRFRPDTAHTYFCGNQTSDAVLVVPETGAGDSVLYARPRSERTTDEFFRDRQYGELWVGRRPSLKEISDSLGLEVRHIDDLPADLGRSGKTRVHRGVSEGVDRIVSADETRDADFARVISEMRLVKDAWEVGELQTACDITTLGFTDSVAEWDRVLEYGERWVEGTFFRRARAMGNDIGYDSIVGGGAHATTLHWIDNTGPITPGELVLLDMGVEGHNLYTADVTRTLPIDGTFTSLQRELYDLVYAAQEAGIQAVRPGVPFHAAHDAAMHVLAHGLEGLKLLPCSAEEALDPESKVYARWTLHGTSHMLGMDVHDCGQASPDVYPKGDLAEGMVLTVEPGLYFQADDLLVPEEMRGIGIRIEDDILVTADGFRNLSDSLPRTSSDVEAWMGSARS from the coding sequence GTGAGCGAACAGACACCCGACGCCGTTGCCACCACCACCACGGGCCCGGAGCAGTCTCCGGAGACCGCGCTGAAGACAGAGTCCCACGACCCGGCCGTGCCGCCCGCCTACTCGCAGTTCATGCGCCAGGGCTGGGGTGACCGGGAGCTCGACCTGCCCGCGCACCCCATCGCGTCGTACGCCGAGGCTCGCCGCCGGAAGCTCGCCGAGGCCTTCCCGGGCGAGCGGCTGGTGCTGCCCGCCGGGGGGTTCAAGGTGCGCTCCTACGACACCGACTACCGCTTCCGTCCCGACACCGCGCACACCTACTTCTGCGGCAACCAGACCAGCGACGCCGTGCTCGTCGTCCCGGAGACGGGAGCCGGCGACTCCGTGCTCTACGCACGGCCCCGCTCCGAGCGCACCACCGACGAGTTCTTCCGCGACCGCCAGTACGGCGAGCTCTGGGTCGGCCGCCGGCCCTCCCTGAAGGAGATCTCCGACTCCCTCGGGCTGGAGGTGCGACACATCGACGACCTCCCCGCCGACCTCGGCCGCTCGGGCAAGACCCGCGTCCACCGCGGTGTCTCCGAGGGCGTCGACCGGATCGTGTCGGCCGACGAGACCCGTGACGCCGACTTCGCGCGGGTGATCTCCGAGATGCGCCTGGTCAAGGACGCCTGGGAGGTCGGCGAGCTCCAGACCGCCTGCGACATCACCACGCTCGGCTTCACCGACTCGGTCGCCGAGTGGGACCGCGTGCTCGAGTACGGCGAGCGCTGGGTCGAGGGCACCTTCTTCAGACGGGCGCGGGCGATGGGCAACGACATCGGCTACGACTCGATCGTCGGCGGCGGCGCCCACGCGACGACGCTGCACTGGATCGACAACACCGGGCCGATCACCCCGGGCGAGCTGGTCCTGCTCGACATGGGCGTCGAGGGCCACAACCTCTACACCGCCGACGTGACCCGCACGCTGCCGATCGACGGCACGTTCACCTCGCTCCAGCGCGAGCTCTACGACCTGGTGTACGCCGCACAGGAGGCCGGCATCCAGGCGGTGCGTCCCGGCGTACCGTTCCACGCCGCGCACGACGCCGCGATGCACGTGCTCGCCCACGGGCTGGAGGGCCTCAAGCTGCTGCCCTGCTCGGCCGAGGAGGCGCTGGACCCCGAGTCGAAGGTCTACGCGCGCTGGACCCTGCACGGCACCAGCCACATGCTCGGCATGGACGTCCACGACTGCGGACAGGCGTCGCCGGACGTCTACCCGAAGGGCGACCTCGCCGAGGGCATGGTGCTCACGGTCGAGCCCGGCCTCTACTTCCAGGCCGACGACCTGCTGGTCCCGGAGGAGATGCGCGGCATCGGCATCCGGATCGAGGACGACATCCTGGTCACCGCCGACGGCTTCCGGAACCTCTCCGACTCCCTGCCCCGTACGTCGTCCGACGTCGAGGCGTGGATGGGGAGCGCCCGCTCCTGA
- a CDS encoding peroxidase family protein, whose product MSQQSASRRRFLQAGAAGAASAGLVAVSGGGSPAVAASGGCPMGGTASGATPSAMFGRIFDELPPFAANTPELRQALLEIAAPGGMLDAGDDLFGPNGGPVLLITDPSLSLVNKNNPHDTAGMTFVGQFIDHDLTFDATSRLGVATDPRTSPNARTARFDLDSVYGGGPIAQSELYDPAHPIKLLVESGGQFEDLPRRADHSAVVGDPRNDSNLIISGLHAAFLKFHTNAVDAVAAPGGDPMETFLAARRLTTWHYQWLVVNQVLPNFVGQPMVDDVLARGPRYFHPQHGAYIPVEFSGGAYRFGHSMVRPSYRANLAGDNGNPFFGLIFDSRVDVPDGQNPTSDPGDLRGGFRSARRFVGWQTFFDFGGAYSAAVRPNKVIDTVLSTPLFALPTSAIAHVPGAPGPIALPQRTLLRHLTWSLPSGQDVARRMRAPVLSAADLSDVGAHGFRLDRSTPLWLYVLREAQLANAGQFLGPVGGRIVAEVMIGLLRADPSSYLNQQPGWHPTLGATGSSYALTDFLRFAGVDPATRGQ is encoded by the coding sequence ATGAGCCAGCAGAGCGCGTCGAGACGCCGATTCCTCCAGGCCGGGGCGGCCGGAGCCGCGAGCGCGGGGCTGGTCGCGGTGTCCGGCGGCGGGTCGCCGGCAGTCGCCGCGTCCGGCGGCTGCCCGATGGGGGGTACGGCGTCCGGCGCGACGCCGTCGGCGATGTTCGGCCGGATCTTCGACGAGCTGCCGCCCTTCGCCGCCAACACCCCGGAGCTGCGTCAGGCCCTCCTGGAGATCGCCGCACCCGGCGGGATGCTCGATGCCGGCGACGACCTGTTCGGCCCGAACGGCGGCCCCGTGCTGCTGATCACCGACCCCAGCCTCAGCCTGGTCAACAAGAACAACCCGCACGACACCGCGGGCATGACCTTCGTCGGTCAGTTCATCGACCACGACCTGACCTTCGACGCGACCTCACGGCTCGGCGTCGCCACCGATCCCAGGACGTCGCCCAACGCGCGCACTGCCCGCTTCGACCTCGACTCGGTGTACGGCGGCGGCCCGATCGCCCAGTCCGAGCTCTACGACCCGGCGCACCCGATCAAGCTGCTGGTCGAGTCCGGCGGCCAGTTCGAGGACCTGCCCCGCCGTGCCGACCACTCCGCGGTGGTCGGCGACCCGCGCAACGACTCCAACCTGATCATCTCCGGGCTGCACGCGGCCTTCCTGAAGTTCCACACCAACGCGGTCGACGCCGTGGCCGCTCCCGGCGGCGACCCGATGGAGACGTTCCTCGCGGCGCGGCGACTCACCACCTGGCACTATCAATGGCTGGTGGTCAACCAGGTCCTGCCGAACTTCGTCGGCCAGCCGATGGTCGACGACGTCCTCGCGCGGGGTCCGCGCTACTTCCACCCGCAGCACGGCGCCTACATCCCGGTCGAGTTCTCGGGCGGTGCCTACCGGTTCGGGCACAGCATGGTGCGGCCGTCGTACCGCGCCAACCTGGCCGGCGACAACGGCAACCCCTTCTTCGGCCTGATCTTCGACTCCCGCGTCGACGTGCCCGACGGGCAGAACCCGACGTCCGACCCGGGCGACCTGCGAGGCGGCTTCCGCTCGGCCCGGAGGTTCGTCGGCTGGCAGACGTTCTTCGACTTCGGGGGTGCCTACTCCGCCGCGGTCCGGCCCAACAAGGTGATCGACACCGTGCTGTCGACGCCTCTGTTCGCCCTGCCGACCAGCGCGATCGCGCATGTCCCCGGCGCGCCGGGGCCGATCGCGCTGCCCCAGCGCACCCTGCTGCGGCACCTGACCTGGTCGCTGCCGTCGGGCCAGGACGTCGCCCGTCGGATGCGGGCGCCGGTGCTGTCCGCGGCCGACCTCTCCGACGTGGGGGCCCACGGGTTCCGGCTCGACCGCTCGACCCCGCTGTGGCTCTACGTGCTGCGCGAGGCCCAGCTGGCCAACGCCGGCCAGTTCCTCGGCCCGGTCGGCGGGCGGATCGTGGCCGAGGTGATGATCGGGCTGCTCCGCGCCGACCCGTCGAGCTACCTCAACCAGCAGCCCGGTTGGCACCCGACGCTGGGCGCGACCGGCAGCAGCTATGCGCTCACCGACTTCCTGCGCTTTGCCGGGGTCGACCCGGCGACGCGGGGTCAGTGA
- a CDS encoding LLM class F420-dependent oxidoreductase, producing MRLGYTLMSEQSGPRELVVHAAAAERAGFEFEVISDHYFPWLDEMGHSPYAWSVLGAVTQVTSQVELMTYVTCPTMRYHPAVVAQKAATVDLLSGGRFTLGLGAGENLNEHVVGAGWPPVNVRHEMLEEAVTIIKELFQGGYVSFSGDHYRVDSAKLWDLPQQPVPIGIAVSGEQSVTTFAPLVDHLIAVEPQAELVARWDAAVGHPNSRKIGQLPVCWAPDRDQAVTRAHELFRWFGGGWKVNAELPGPSGFAGASQFVRPEDVADSIPCGPDVDAIVKAVREFEDAGFTDLALVQIGDESQHDFLEFAEKELLPALR from the coding sequence ATGAGACTCGGGTACACGTTGATGTCGGAGCAGTCGGGACCCCGCGAGCTGGTCGTGCACGCCGCCGCGGCCGAGCGGGCGGGCTTCGAGTTCGAGGTGATCAGCGACCACTACTTCCCGTGGCTCGACGAGATGGGCCACTCGCCGTACGCCTGGAGCGTGCTGGGCGCGGTCACCCAGGTGACCTCCCAGGTCGAGCTGATGACCTACGTGACCTGCCCGACCATGCGCTACCACCCCGCGGTCGTGGCCCAGAAGGCAGCGACCGTCGACCTGCTCAGCGGCGGGAGGTTCACCCTGGGGCTGGGCGCGGGGGAGAACCTCAACGAGCACGTCGTCGGCGCCGGCTGGCCGCCGGTCAACGTCCGCCACGAGATGCTCGAGGAGGCCGTCACGATCATCAAGGAGCTCTTCCAGGGTGGCTACGTGAGCTTCTCCGGTGACCACTACCGGGTCGACTCGGCCAAGCTCTGGGACCTCCCGCAGCAGCCGGTGCCGATCGGCATCGCGGTGTCGGGCGAGCAGTCGGTGACGACGTTCGCGCCGCTCGTCGACCACCTGATCGCGGTCGAGCCCCAGGCCGAGCTGGTCGCCCGGTGGGACGCCGCGGTGGGGCACCCGAACAGCCGCAAGATCGGTCAGCTGCCGGTCTGCTGGGCTCCCGACCGGGACCAGGCGGTGACCCGGGCGCACGAGCTGTTCCGCTGGTTCGGCGGAGGTTGGAAGGTCAACGCCGAGCTACCCGGCCCGTCCGGCTTCGCCGGTGCCTCGCAGTTCGTCCGGCCGGAGGACGTCGCCGACTCGATCCCGTGCGGGCCCGACGTCGACGCGATCGTCAAGGCGGTACGCGAGTTCGAGGACGCCGGGTTCACCGACCTGGCGCTGGTCCAGATCGGCGACGAGTCGCAGCACGACTTCCTGGAGTTCGCCGAGAAGGAGCTGCTCCCGGCGCTGCGCTGA